A single Acetivibrio cellulolyticus CD2 DNA region contains:
- a CDS encoding cohesin domain-containing protein, with product MRIRKALSILLTIALLLSSSLITSIAFGAQTPSIELQLDKTSAKVGETITATLNINNINNFAGYQVNLKYDPAVLQPVKSTGAQYTNSTVPESGTLLKNSDFGVLPQASNNITSGILNFGKVYTNLEDYKANGKAESNGSIAVIYFKVLQEKVTSVVFENTKTMPSAITGTNIFDWTGNKITSGYTVIQPGLINSSNQNPLTDSNISLEFDKTSAAVGDIVKATLSVNNIENFAGYQVNLKYDPAVLQPVTASGTPFSKSTVPSGATILTNEDYYKYPMASHNISEGILCFSNTYTNLEDYKASGIAETTGTLAVISFKVLQGKATTVSFEDSRTMPNGITGTILCNWNAERISGYTVNQAGILNTDGQQIVNGNISLDIDKTTASVGDIINATVRVNGISNFAGYQVNLTYDPTVLKPVNALGQDYTNSTIPTSGTLLGNYEYGPYPVAAHNLSGGILNFGKSYTNLEAYRASGSAETSGTLAVISFKVLTAKSTAVLFENSASMANGISGTMLFDWNGDKLLSGYTVTQPAIITVNGNGDDVDDTSCIKLDLDKTTASVGDIISATLKVEGMADLAGYQVNLKYDPAVLQPVNPATGVAYAKSTNPTAGDLLNNSDYGVLPMASHDLEAGILNFSRSYTSLEDYRTNGNEGPGKLAVIGFKVLKQTATSITFENSGTMPSAIIGTMLFDSYGNKINSGYDVIQPGTINADSQDTTPSYITMNFDKTSAAVGDTVKATLSINNIDNFAGYQVNLNYDPEVLQPVTASGVAYTNNTIPTTGEMLSNQDYGILPIAYHDLTNGVLNFSKSYTNLEDYRLSGSPEKTGTLAVISFKVLKVQATSVSFASTNTMPHGIDGTMLFDWDAKRIISGYKVIQPNTINSAYPTGPIVTPTKTVVVTPTKTVAVTPTKTTTPTPTETAIVTPTKTATQTPTKTATPTATIAVPTPTSTQTSGESYITIDFDKTTAKVNDTIKATVRISNIDNFSGYQASLKYDPTVLQPITSSGTAYTNSSIPLSGTILTNGDYGTIPAASHNITAGKLNFGKLYTNLEDYRASGIPEETGTVAVINFKVLAESATSVIFENSTSMPNGINGTMLFDWYGDRIKSGYTVIQPAEINAGAVPTITVAPSKTPVVTPTSTKTATPTPTQMPSNYITVDFDKTTAAVGETITATVRVNKISNFSGYQLNLKYDPAVLQPIKSSGASYTNSSIPAAGTLIANSDYGPVIAVSHNLTSGLLNFGKLYTNIEEYRASGSPEETGTIAVIQFKVLASTATTLKFENSTSMPNGIDGTMLFDWDGNRITSGYSVIQPAQIN from the coding sequence ATGAGGATAAGAAAAGCTTTATCAATTCTCTTAACAATTGCATTACTTTTAAGCAGCAGCTTGATTACAAGCATTGCTTTTGGAGCTCAAACTCCAAGTATTGAGCTTCAGCTTGATAAGACTTCAGCAAAAGTAGGAGAAACTATCACAGCAACGCTTAATATTAATAACATCAATAATTTTGCAGGATATCAGGTAAATCTGAAATATGATCCTGCAGTGTTACAACCTGTTAAGTCTACAGGCGCGCAGTATACCAATTCTACAGTACCTGAAAGTGGAACGCTACTTAAAAATAGCGATTTTGGTGTTTTGCCACAAGCATCTAATAATATAACATCCGGGATTCTAAACTTCGGTAAAGTTTATACAAACCTTGAAGATTACAAAGCAAACGGCAAAGCAGAATCTAACGGTTCGATTGCTGTTATATACTTTAAGGTGCTTCAGGAAAAAGTAACTTCAGTTGTTTTTGAAAATACAAAAACAATGCCAAGTGCTATTACTGGTACAAACATTTTTGATTGGACAGGAAATAAGATAACTTCTGGGTACACAGTTATCCAACCTGGATTGATAAACTCCAGCAATCAGAATCCATTAACTGACAGTAATATTTCCTTAGAATTTGACAAAACTTCAGCTGCGGTGGGAGATATTGTTAAAGCTACTTTGAGTGTAAATAATATTGAAAACTTTGCAGGATACCAGGTAAATCTGAAATATGATCCTGCAGTATTGCAGCCTGTTACAGCATCAGGAACACCTTTTTCTAAAAGCACAGTTCCATCAGGAGCCACAATATTGACAAATGAAGATTACTATAAATACCCAATGGCATCGCATAATATTTCAGAGGGTATTTTATGTTTTTCAAATACTTATACGAACCTTGAAGACTATAAAGCAAGCGGTATTGCTGAGACAACAGGTACTCTTGCAGTTATTAGCTTTAAGGTGCTTCAAGGTAAAGCAACTACAGTATCTTTTGAAGATTCACGTACAATGCCTAATGGGATAACCGGAACTATATTGTGTAATTGGAATGCGGAAAGAATTAGCGGTTATACAGTTAATCAGGCAGGGATACTTAATACAGACGGTCAGCAAATAGTAAACGGTAACATATCTTTAGATATTGACAAGACAACTGCATCAGTAGGAGATATTATTAATGCAACAGTAAGAGTAAATGGTATATCCAACTTTGCTGGATATCAGGTAAATCTGACTTACGATCCAACAGTACTCAAGCCTGTTAATGCTTTGGGTCAGGATTATACAAACTCCACCATACCTACATCTGGTACTTTACTTGGAAATTATGAATACGGCCCATATCCTGTGGCAGCTCACAATTTGTCAGGCGGAATATTGAATTTTGGTAAGTCCTATACAAATCTTGAGGCATACAGAGCGTCTGGAAGTGCAGAAACTTCAGGAACACTTGCTGTAATCAGCTTTAAGGTTCTTACAGCAAAATCAACAGCAGTTTTATTTGAAAATTCTGCTTCAATGGCAAATGGTATTTCAGGTACAATGTTATTTGATTGGAATGGTGACAAACTTTTGAGCGGGTATACAGTTACCCAACCTGCAATTATAACTGTTAATGGAAATGGTGACGATGTTGATGACACGAGTTGTATAAAACTTGATCTTGATAAAACAACTGCTTCAGTTGGTGATATTATATCAGCAACTCTTAAAGTTGAAGGAATGGCTGATTTGGCAGGCTATCAGGTTAACTTGAAATATGATCCGGCAGTTCTTCAACCTGTAAATCCGGCAACAGGGGTGGCATATGCAAAAAGTACAAATCCAACAGCCGGAGATTTACTAAATAATTCTGATTATGGAGTTCTCCCGATGGCATCTCATGATCTTGAAGCAGGAATATTGAATTTCTCAAGGTCATATACAAGCCTTGAAGATTATAGAACAAACGGAAATGAAGGCCCTGGGAAATTAGCTGTAATTGGCTTTAAAGTATTAAAGCAAACAGCTACATCTATTACCTTTGAAAATTCAGGTACTATGCCAAGCGCAATTATAGGAACAATGCTGTTTGATTCGTATGGTAACAAAATTAACAGTGGTTATGATGTAATTCAGCCAGGTACAATAAATGCTGATAGTCAGGATACTACTCCAAGTTACATAACAATGAATTTCGATAAGACTAGCGCAGCAGTTGGAGATACAGTAAAAGCAACTTTATCGATCAATAATATAGATAATTTTGCAGGGTACCAAGTAAACTTAAATTATGATCCTGAAGTTTTACAACCAGTTACTGCTTCTGGAGTTGCATATACTAACAATACTATACCAACAACTGGAGAAATGCTTTCAAATCAGGATTATGGAATATTACCTATTGCGTATCATGATCTAACTAATGGGGTACTTAATTTCAGTAAATCATATACCAACCTTGAAGATTACAGATTATCAGGAAGCCCTGAAAAAACAGGAACACTTGCTGTTATATCATTTAAGGTTTTAAAAGTTCAAGCAACTTCTGTTTCATTTGCAAGTACAAATACAATGCCACATGGAATAGATGGGACAATGCTCTTTGATTGGGATGCAAAAAGAATAATATCTGGATATAAGGTAATACAACCTAATACAATTAATAGTGCATATCCAACAGGTCCAATTGTAACACCTACAAAGACTGTTGTTGTAACGCCTACAAAGACTGTTGCTGTGACACCTACAAAAACTACAACTCCTACACCTACTGAAACAGCAATTGTTACACCTACAAAGACTGCTACCCAAACGCCTACAAAAACAGCAACACCTACAGCTACAATAGCAGTACCTACTCCGACAAGCACACAAACAAGTGGTGAAAGTTACATTACAATTGATTTTGACAAAACCACTGCAAAAGTTAATGATACAATAAAAGCAACTGTAAGAATTAGCAATATCGATAATTTCTCAGGATATCAAGCTAGCTTGAAATATGATCCTACAGTTTTACAACCAATTACTTCTAGCGGAACAGCATATACAAACAGCAGTATTCCTTTAAGTGGAACCATACTTACAAATGGTGATTATGGAACAATCCCTGCAGCATCACATAACATAACTGCTGGAAAACTTAATTTCGGTAAGTTATATACAAATCTTGAAGATTACAGAGCATCTGGAATACCTGAAGAAACAGGAACAGTAGCCGTTATAAATTTCAAGGTTTTAGCAGAAAGTGCTACATCTGTAATATTTGAAAATTCTACTTCAATGCCAAATGGCATAAATGGTACAATGCTGTTTGACTGGTATGGGGATAGAATTAAATCAGGATACACAGTAATTCAACCAGCAGAAATTAATGCAGGAGCAGTGCCTACAATAACAGTTGCACCTTCAAAAACACCGGTTGTAACTCCTACATCTACAAAGACTGCTACTCCTACACCTACGCAAATGCCTTCAAATTATATAACTGTAGACTTTGATAAAACAACAGCAGCTGTTGGAGAAACAATTACAGCTACAGTCAGAGTTAATAAAATAAGCAATTTCTCAGGTTATCAACTTAATTTGAAATATGATCCTGCAGTTTTACAACCAATTAAATCATCAGGGGCTTCATACACAAACAGTTCGATACCTGCTGCTGGAACTTTAATTGCCAATTCTGACTACGGTCCTGTTATTGCAGTTTCACATAACTTGACTTCAGGTTTACTTAACTTTGGTAAGTTATATACTAATATTGAAGAATACAGAGCATCAGGAAGTCCCGAAGAAACAGGAACTATAGCTGTTATACAATTTAAAGTACTTGCATCTACAGCAACTACCTTGAAGTTCGAAAATTCAACTTCAATGCCAAACGGCATAGATGGAACAATGCTGTTTGACTGGGACGGAAATAGAATTACTTCTGGATATTCAGTAATTCAACCAGCTCAGATAAACTAG